In the genome of Thermodesulfobacteriota bacterium, one region contains:
- a CDS encoding DUF2283 domain-containing protein, translating into MGATEVKEILTLVPGLLKIPYSRIWTTYDEDVDVLYINFKKPSHADDSQITDDDVIIRYEKGKVVGITVLNASKRKVGKV; encoded by the coding sequence ATGGGAGCAACAGAAGTAAAAGAAATATTGACTCTCGTACCAGGCTTACTCAAGATTCCCTATTCAAGAATTTGGACCACATACGACGAAGATGTTGATGTTTTATACATTAACTTTAAAAAACCTAGTCACGCAGATGATTCCCAAATCACGGATGATGATGTGATAATCAGGTATGAGAAAGGAAAAGTTGTCGGGATTACTGTGCTTAATGCGAGTAAGAGGAAAGTGGGAAAGGTGTGA
- a CDS encoding DJ-1/PfpI family protein: MAAKKILMLVGDYVEDYEVMVPFQALLMVGHTVHAACPDKKAGDKVRTAVHDFEGDQTYSEKPGHNFALNATFNEIKPEDYDALVIPGGRAPEYIRLNEKVLDIVRHFAKANKPIAAICHAAQVLVAAGVVEGRTCSCYPAVGPDVKRAGGEYVNIPVDKAHVDGNLVTAPAWPAHPEWLAKFLKVLGTKVEP, encoded by the coding sequence ATGGCGGCAAAGAAAATTTTGATGTTAGTTGGCGACTATGTGGAAGACTATGAAGTGATGGTGCCTTTTCAGGCGCTATTGATGGTGGGGCATACCGTCCACGCAGCTTGTCCAGATAAGAAAGCCGGGGACAAAGTCAGGACTGCCGTTCATGACTTTGAGGGCGACCAGACCTATAGCGAAAAACCCGGACATAACTTCGCCCTCAATGCTACATTCAACGAGATAAAACCCGAAGATTATGACGCTCTGGTAATCCCCGGTGGGCGTGCGCCGGAATACATTCGTCTGAACGAAAAGGTTCTCGATATCGTTCGGCACTTTGCCAAGGCCAATAAGCCCATTGCGGCGATTTGCCATGCGGCACAGGTCTTAGTAGCAGCAGGTGTAGTAGAGGGAAGAACTTGCTCCTGCTATCCGGCAGTTGGTCCTGATGTAAAACGGGCAGGGGGAGAATACGTTAATATCCCGGTAGATAAGGCGCACGTTGACGGCAACCTGGTTACAGCGCCGGCCTGGCCCGCACACCCAGAGTGGCTGGCGAAGTTTTTGAAAGTACTGGGGACGAAGGTTGAGCCATAG
- a CDS encoding type II toxin-antitoxin system prevent-host-death family antitoxin encodes MAKRISAMDLRKRLGQIMNEVSLQDDEYVIERDGKPMAAIVPIWKLKQIEERKKAFWNKVEEFREEGKKVRKNEIESAIAKAVKSVKSK; translated from the coding sequence ATGGCGAAGCGTATATCAGCAATGGATTTAAGGAAACGCCTTGGGCAGATAATGAATGAGGTTTCGTTGCAAGACGACGAGTATGTTATCGAAAGGGATGGGAAGCCGATGGCTGCAATAGTTCCTATCTGGAAGCTTAAGCAGATCGAAGAAAGGAAAAAGGCTTTCTGGAATAAAGTTGAAGAGTTTCGTGAAGAAGGGAAAAAGGTAAGAAAGAACGAGATTGAATCAGCGATAGCTAAGGCTGTAAAAT